The Mangrovibacterium diazotrophicum DNA window GCCATCATTGCGTGGGGATGGATTGCGGCCATCGTCTTCACCCTGCACCAACAGGAATCGGCCTGGCAATGGTTGTTCCTGCTGACTTTACCGCTCTTCCTGATGGATTTGATCAAGATATACAACACCAAAGAGGATCGGTTACTCGATCCATTCCTGAAACGCCTGGCTCTGGGAACGCTGGCATTCACGCTGCTGTTCTCGCTCGGACTAATTTTATCGTTTTGATCGAAAATATATCGTCGTTTATTTTAACTTGACAGCGTAGTCTAGTTGTCTTGAATCTGAAAATCCAATAATCTTTCTAATGATTGGTTATTTCAAAAAATACGAGCTCGAATTTAAACAGCCCGCCGGTACTTCGCGCGGGGTGTTGAAGACGCGCACCGTTTGGTATTTGTACGTTGAAGAGAATGGGCGAACCGGCCTGGGCGAATGTGCCCCACTTCCCGGACTGAGCAAGGAAACACCCGAGCAAATTGACTACCTGATTGAAGATGTCTGCTCGGACCCGATGCACTTTTTCGAGAACGAGGAACTGCTGCTCGACTACCCGTCGCTGCGCTTTGCCTTAGAAACGGCTTTGCTCGACCTGCAAAACGGAGGCAAGCGCATTCTCTACCCCTCAGCATTTACGGAAGGAACAGCCGGAATTCCGATCAACGGATTGATTTGGATGGGCGAAGCGGACCAGATGCAACAACAAATTGAGGCGAAGCTGGCTGCCGGTTTTCGCTGCATCAAACTAAAGATTGGTGCCCTGGATTTTGCGAAAGAGCTGCATCTGCTAAAATCTATCAGGGAGCGCTTCAGCCCCGAAAAAATTACGCTTCGAGTTGATGCCAATGGTGGCTTTAAGGTTGATGAGGCCTGGCAAAAGCTCGAACAGCTGGCAGAACTTCAACTACACTCGATTGAGCAACCGATTATTGCCGGACGCTGGGCCGACATGGCCAAGCTGTGCGACGAAACTCCCCTGCCAATTGCGCTGGACGAAGAGCTGATTGGCCTCAACAAACGCGACGATAAAGAATTGTTGCTGGATATGGTGCGTCCGCAATACCTGATTCTGAAGCCGAGCTTGCACGGCGGACTGTCGGGTTGCGACGAGTGGATTGAGCTGGCCAACGACCGGAACATTGGTTGGTGGATTACCTCGTACCTGGAGTCGAACATTGGGCTAAACGCCATTGCACAGTGGGCTTTTACGAAAAATGTGCACATGCACCAGGGCCTCGGAACCGGGCAGCTGTTTACCAACAACATTGAGTCGCCGCTGGAAATCCGGGGCGAGCAGTTGTGGTTTGACCCCGCGAAGGGATTTGGACTGTAGCGGCCGGGAGCATGGGGTGAAGGACATGGGGATGGGACCTGAGAAATGACATCAGATAGTCGCAGTCGCAGAAAACGAACTTGAAACTCGAAACTCAAAACTCATAACTTGAAACTCTTTCCGTCACATATCACCTTAAACGGCGATTCAACAAAGGTTGAAAACCAGCTTGCCAAGCGCGAAAACACCACCGGTTGGGAACGCGACTGGCTCGACTTTCTGAGTGAGTGGTATGACGAGCGCGAGTACATTGAGGTGAACACTTCGGGCAGTACGGGCGAGCCGAAAACCATTTCGCTGAAAAAAGACTTTGTGGCGGCCAGCGCGCTGCGAACCATTCAATTTTTCAACCTAAAAGAAGGCGACCGCATTCTGCATTGCCTCCCTGCGCGCTACATTGCCGGGAAATTGATGGTGGTTCGGGCGCTGATCGGCCAACTGGATTTGCACGTGGTTGACCCGGCTACCGACTTCAGAATCCTTCAATCCGACCTTCACTTTAAATTTGCTGCGATGGTCATCAACCAGGTCTCCAAAATTTTGGAATTTGGAATTTGGAATTTGGAATTTGACCGGCGGAATCTGGACTTTCTGCTCCTTGGCGGCTCGGGCATCCCCAGGCCGCTCGAGGAAAAGCTACAGCAAATCAACACAGCCTGTTATTCCAGCTACGCCATGACGGAAACAGCCACCCACATAGCCCTCCGCCAGTTGAACGGTTCGGAAAAGGATGCTTGGTACCACTGCCTCGACGGAATCAGCATCAAGTTAAACGAGATGGGCTGTGTGCGCATTGAAATGGACGGGCTGGAAAACGGATTTTTGCAAACCAACGATCTGGGAGAGTTGAGAGATGAAAAGACTTTCCGTATTCTTGGGCGTGTTGACAACCGCATTATTTCAGGCGGATTAAAGTTTTCACCCGAAGAGCTCGAACAAAAACTTGAAAGCGCCATCGATCGACCGTTTTACATTTCCTCCAAACCCGATGAGCGCCTGGGCGCCCGGCTGGTCCTAATTGTTGAAGGAACTGAAAGCCCCGAATTGATCTCTCAATTGCTCGAAAGCTGCGCCGACCGCCTGACTCGCTATGAGCAGCCCCGTGAAATCATTTTCACTCCTACCCTTCCGCGTACCGGCAATGGCAAAATCAAAAGGCTGCCGCCGGATCAACTGTAATCATTTTATAAAAATTCGAAGCGTAGCCGCAACCATTGGGGACTGTCACCATCTACATTTTGTGACATTCAATTAAAAACGACTTAAAAGCTATGAAAAGAATTTTTGCTCAAGGATTAATCCTTGCCTTGTTTGCTGGTTTTACTGCCTGTAACGATGACGATCCGGCGCCCTACGGAGCTGGAGAACTTTACGTGATCTCCAAACTGGAACAACCAACAGTTGAAGGCGAAACACCCACTGTTGTTTATGCCTTGCACATGGAGGCCGTCGGACAAAACGAAGTGGCTACATCGGTGACAGTGACAGGCCCGGGTAGTGCGAGCTACACACTGGACAACACTTCCGGTTATTTCACCAAAAACACGGAGTACAGCAGCAGCGTGCCACTTGAAGGAACCTATACCTTTAACTACACGTTTACTTCGGGAGCGGTAGCAACCTCACAAGATGTATTGAGCGCCGAAGTGTTGGCCCCGGCAACAATCACCATGATCACCGTTTCGGACGACCAGGTTGACGTTGAATGGGAAGAAGTGGAAGGTGCCGACGCCATGGAAATTGTGTTGCGAAATTCGGAAGATGAAATGGTTTTCAGATCCACAACCGCCAGCTACGGTTATTTAAACGGTGACGAAACGGAGTACACCATCTCAACTTCAGCGGGACAATGGGGTGATGCCCCTCAGGATGGTGAAACCTACACGCTGGAGGTTCGCGGCTTATTGGGCGGAACACAAAGTTACTACCAGGCCATCTCCATTGCTTCAGAAGAAATTGTCTGGGGAGAATAAGACGAGCGACCAACTATCCCATAATCAAAAACAGCGGTATCCCGACCAGGAGGATACCGCTGTTTTTAGTTCGAAGCCGCTACTTCTTCCAGAAGAAAGCCACGGCAATTACAGCGATCAGCGCCAGCAACAGGTAGCGGTAAAACTCGGGCGTAGCCAATGGTTTGGAATTGTCGGCCTGCGTTTTCGACACCTCTTCCACCTGGTAGCCTTTCACAGTACTCTTCGGAAGGTAGCTTTGATCCGGGTTGGCTTGGTCCTGCGCCAGGTTGGCATTTTCGGGCATTTGCTGCTGCGAGAGATCAACTTTTTTGATCGTCTTCAACGCTTCCCGGTAAACCTGCAGGTCGGCTGTAGTCAGTCCGGGCACTTTTTCCAGTTCCTGACCGATGTAATCAGCCAGTTTGGGGTTGTCGCACACATTTTCGTTGCACGAAAGTCCCGCCTGTTTCACCGTCTCGTTAAAGGCTTTCAGCATCGTCTGCATCTGCTTTTCATCGGCATGCCAGTAGTCCTTCCGCGTTACCTCCATCATTTGCGAGAGCAGCACCTGGTAGGCATACACGTTCTCGGGCTGCATAAATTTGCGCTTCAAATCGAGCTGGTATTTGTCTTCCACATAGGTATCGTACACGCGGTTCCACTTGCCTTCGTCAATCGCTTCGGGCGTGGTCACCTGCCAGCCCCAGAGATTGGTCACCATCATGCGGACAAAACGCGAGCCGGCATAGCCCTCGTCCATCATGGCATTAATCCACTCGGGGTTCAGGTAGCGGGTCTGCATTTCGCGGCCAATAAACTGGTCGAGGCTTTCCTGACGCATGTTTCCCTTTTGGGTGAGGT harbors:
- the menC gene encoding o-succinylbenzoate synthase, giving the protein MIGYFKKYELEFKQPAGTSRGVLKTRTVWYLYVEENGRTGLGECAPLPGLSKETPEQIDYLIEDVCSDPMHFFENEELLLDYPSLRFALETALLDLQNGGKRILYPSAFTEGTAGIPINGLIWMGEADQMQQQIEAKLAAGFRCIKLKIGALDFAKELHLLKSIRERFSPEKITLRVDANGGFKVDEAWQKLEQLAELQLHSIEQPIIAGRWADMAKLCDETPLPIALDEELIGLNKRDDKELLLDMVRPQYLILKPSLHGGLSGCDEWIELANDRNIGWWITSYLESNIGLNAIAQWAFTKNVHMHQGLGTGQLFTNNIESPLEIRGEQLWFDPAKGFGL
- a CDS encoding AMP-binding protein, whose protein sequence is MKLFPSHITLNGDSTKVENQLAKRENTTGWERDWLDFLSEWYDEREYIEVNTSGSTGEPKTISLKKDFVAASALRTIQFFNLKEGDRILHCLPARYIAGKLMVVRALIGQLDLHVVDPATDFRILQSDLHFKFAAMVINQVSKILEFGIWNLEFDRRNLDFLLLGGSGIPRPLEEKLQQINTACYSSYAMTETATHIALRQLNGSEKDAWYHCLDGISIKLNEMGCVRIEMDGLENGFLQTNDLGELRDEKTFRILGRVDNRIISGGLKFSPEELEQKLESAIDRPFYISSKPDERLGARLVLIVEGTESPELISQLLESCADRLTRYEQPREIIFTPTLPRTGNGKIKRLPPDQL